Proteins encoded together in one Miscanthus floridulus cultivar M001 chromosome 16, ASM1932011v1, whole genome shotgun sequence window:
- the LOC136511796 gene encoding nucleoside hydrolase 3-like isoform X2: protein MAVTIDANVWSDAGHAVNHMYDLLYMMGRDDIPVGVGGDGGISDSGTIYPNVGGYLPLIDQGMTTVGGCRYRQAIPLEGGGRLDVDTNYGIRKGFLPQGHRRYVPLQQPTAQQVLIDTISAGPTTVFLIGSHTNFAIFLMTYPHLKRNVEHIYIMGGGVRSKNPTGCCPKNSTGCTPQQCGDHGNMFTSYSTNPNAEFNIFGDPFAAYQVFHSGIPITLVPLDATNTIPINKEFFDEFERRQSTYEAQYCFKSLKMARDTWFNDEFYTSYFMWDSFTSGVAISSMRNDKNGKYGNDFAQLEYMNITVVTSNKPYGVHDGSNPLFDGRTTPKFGLQKVGVHSGHVQTGITDSFCRVKGSNKGRCEDGYTKEVSSPEAACIRVATEAKPNVDKNSPLDREFFVSFLEALNLQENSGRFDIKAQFPFYREVLNKPALKSKKTGRPVIIDMDMSPGDFVSLIYLLKAPTEVIDLKGILVSGNGWANVASIDIIYDILHMMGHDDIPVGRGNTTAIGTPSLGCEYVSIIPQGSGGLIDSDTLYGLARSLPRSPRRYTAENSVKYGAPRNTDHPELRQPLAFEVWQSIKEQLDPSEKITILTNGPLTNLANIMLSDRNSSSVIEKVYAVGGHIRDENDSKGNLFTVPSNRYSEFNMFLDPLAAKTVLESSLDITLIPLSSQRKAASFECILQALKHTDHTPESSFVHRLLLSLHDLQQKHGLYHHMDIFLGEILGAVYLVEGLNIKPSLLLKPVSVVANNTTDMDGQIVIDMQSASSVEVLSDFSTEDYYSRIVNSLGNKEQSAVIGSFEEQTAVWSRPL from the exons ATG GCAGTTACCATCGATGCAAATGTGTGGAGTGATGCTGGACATGCTGTGAATCATATGTATGATCTGCTCTATATGATGGGTCGTGATGACATCCCAGTTGGTGTCGGTGGTGATGGTGGAATATCAGACTCAGGCACCATATATCCAAATGTCGGTGGTTATTTACCACTGATTGATCAG GGCATGACAACGGTTGGAGGCTGCCGGTACAGGCAAGCTATTCCACTAGAAGGTGGTGGACGGTTGGATGTGGACACAAACTATGGAATCAGAAAGGGCTTCCTTCCACAG GGTCACAGAAGATATGTGCCACTTCAGCAACCTACAGCACAACAAGTATTGATAGACACAATTTCTGCTGGCCCTACAACAGTCTTTCTCATAGGATCACACACAAACTTCGCCATTTTTCTCATGACATATCCACACCTGAAGAGAAATGTGGAGCACATATACATTATGGGTGGTGGAGTGAGATCAAAGAACCCTACAGGTTGCTGTCCAAAAAATTCTACAGGTTGTACGCCACAGCAGTGTGGTGACCATGGTAACATGTTTACTAGTTACTCTACCAACCCAAATGCAGAATTCAACATATTCGGAGATCCTTTCGCCGCATACCAG GTGTTTCACTCTGGCATACCAATTACTCTTGTTCCTCTTGATGCGACAAATACAATTCCAATCAACAAAGAATTCTTCGATGAATTTGAGCGTCGTCAAAGTACTTATGAGGCGCAATACTGCTTCAAGTCTTTAAAGATGGCTCGTGACACATGGTTCAATGACGAATTCTATACA AGCTATTTTATGTGGGATTCTTTTACCTCTGGTGTTGCCATTTCCAGCATGCGCAATGATAAGAATGGTAAATATGGAAACGATTTTGCTCAGCTTGAATATATGAACATTACAGTAGTAACTTCAAACAAACCATATGGTGTGCATGATGGCTCAAACCCATTATTCGACGGTCGTACTACTCCCAAGTTTGGTCTTCAAAAGGTTGGAGTTCATAGTGGTCATGTTCAAACTGGGATTACAGATAGCTTCTGTCGTGTCAAGGGCAGTAATAAAGGAAGATGCGAG GATGGATACACTAAGGAAGTTTCCAGCCCAGAAGCAGCCTGCATTCGTGTTGCTACAGAAGCTAAGCCAAACGTGGATAAGAATAGCCCTCTGGACAGGGAGTTTTTCGTGAGCTTCCTAGAG GCACTAAACCTTCAGGAAAACTCTGGCCGTTTCGACATTAAGGCACAATTTCCATTCTACAGAGAGGTTCTTAATAAGCCAGCATTGAAAAGCAAGAAAACGGGGAGACCTGTTATTATTGACATGGACATGAGTCCCGGCGATTTTGTCTCCCTTATATACCTCTTAAAGGCACCTACCGAAGTAATAGATTTGAAG GGGATTTTGGTCAGTGGCAATGGGTGGGCCAATGTTGCAAGCATTGATATCATTTATGACATTTTACATATGATGGGCCATGATGACATTCCTGTTGGACGTGGTAATACCACTGCAATAGGAACTCCAAGTCTTGGTTGCGAATATGTCAGTATTATTCCCCAAGGCAGTGGAGGACTTATTGACTCAGACACTCTCTATGGACTAGCTCGATCATTGCCAAGAAGCCCTAGAAG GTATACTGCTGAAAATTCAGTAAAATATGGTGCTCCTAGAAACACTGACCATCCAGAACTTCGGCAGCCATTGGCTTTTGAAGTTTGGCAGTCTATCAAAGAGCAGCTTGATCCAAGTGAGAAGATCACTATTCTTACCAATGGACCTCTTACAAATTTAGCCAATATCATGCTTTCTGACAGGAATTCGAGTTCTGTAATAGAG AAGGTCTACGCTGTTGGAGGCCATATCAGAGATGAAAATGATTCGAAGGGAAATTTGTTTACTGTTCCATCAAATAGATATTCAGAGTTTAATATGTTTCTTGATCCACTAGCTGCGAAAACAGTCCTGGAGTCATCTCTGGATATCACACTTATTCCTCTTAGCTCTCAAAGAAAAGCAGCCTCCTTTGAATGTATCCTTCAAGCTCTAAAGCATACTGATCATACTCCAGAATCAAGTTTTGTGCACCGATTGCTGCTCTCACTACATGATCTTCAGCAGAAGCATGGGCTTTACCACCATATG GATATATTTCTGGGAGAAATTCTTGGTGCTGTTTACCTGGTGGAAGGATTGAATATAAAACCATCTTTGCTGCTGAAGCCAGTAAGTGTTGTTGCCAACAACACAACAGACATGGACGGTCAGATTGTTATTGACATGCAGAGTGCAAGTTCAGTGGAAGTATTAAGTGATTTTAGTACTGAAGATTATTACAGTCGAATTGTCAATTCTTTAGGCAACAAAGAGCAATCTGCAGTTATTGGTAGCTTTGAAGAACAGACCGCAGTCTGGAGCAGACCCCTTTGA
- the LOC136511796 gene encoding nucleoside hydrolase 3-like isoform X1 yields the protein MKKVLLLPSRTTTSVAFLAVALVTTTVFAISGGAAAEAAAPHRILVDTDMDTDDLLALLYILKQNRSEFDLKAVTIDANVWSDAGHAVNHMYDLLYMMGRDDIPVGVGGDGGISDSGTIYPNVGGYLPLIDQGMTTVGGCRYRQAIPLEGGGRLDVDTNYGIRKGFLPQGHRRYVPLQQPTAQQVLIDTISAGPTTVFLIGSHTNFAIFLMTYPHLKRNVEHIYIMGGGVRSKNPTGCCPKNSTGCTPQQCGDHGNMFTSYSTNPNAEFNIFGDPFAAYQVFHSGIPITLVPLDATNTIPINKEFFDEFERRQSTYEAQYCFKSLKMARDTWFNDEFYTSYFMWDSFTSGVAISSMRNDKNGKYGNDFAQLEYMNITVVTSNKPYGVHDGSNPLFDGRTTPKFGLQKVGVHSGHVQTGITDSFCRVKGSNKGRCEDGYTKEVSSPEAACIRVATEAKPNVDKNSPLDREFFVSFLEALNLQENSGRFDIKAQFPFYREVLNKPALKSKKTGRPVIIDMDMSPGDFVSLIYLLKAPTEVIDLKGILVSGNGWANVASIDIIYDILHMMGHDDIPVGRGNTTAIGTPSLGCEYVSIIPQGSGGLIDSDTLYGLARSLPRSPRRYTAENSVKYGAPRNTDHPELRQPLAFEVWQSIKEQLDPSEKITILTNGPLTNLANIMLSDRNSSSVIEKVYAVGGHIRDENDSKGNLFTVPSNRYSEFNMFLDPLAAKTVLESSLDITLIPLSSQRKAASFECILQALKHTDHTPESSFVHRLLLSLHDLQQKHGLYHHMDIFLGEILGAVYLVEGLNIKPSLLLKPVSVVANNTTDMDGQIVIDMQSASSVEVLSDFSTEDYYSRIVNSLGNKEQSAVIGSFEEQTAVWSRPL from the exons ATGAAGAAAGTGTTGTTGCTTCCGTCGAGGACGACGACGTCCGTGGCGTTTCTGGCGGTGGCCTTGGTGACCACGACTGTCTTTGCCATCTCCGGTGGCGCGGCGGCAGAGGCGGCAGCGCCGCATCGGATTCTGGTGGACACGGACATGGACACCGACGACTTGCTCGCGCTGCTCTACATCCTCAAGCAGAACCGCTCCGAGTTCGACCTCAAG GCAGTTACCATCGATGCAAATGTGTGGAGTGATGCTGGACATGCTGTGAATCATATGTATGATCTGCTCTATATGATGGGTCGTGATGACATCCCAGTTGGTGTCGGTGGTGATGGTGGAATATCAGACTCAGGCACCATATATCCAAATGTCGGTGGTTATTTACCACTGATTGATCAG GGCATGACAACGGTTGGAGGCTGCCGGTACAGGCAAGCTATTCCACTAGAAGGTGGTGGACGGTTGGATGTGGACACAAACTATGGAATCAGAAAGGGCTTCCTTCCACAG GGTCACAGAAGATATGTGCCACTTCAGCAACCTACAGCACAACAAGTATTGATAGACACAATTTCTGCTGGCCCTACAACAGTCTTTCTCATAGGATCACACACAAACTTCGCCATTTTTCTCATGACATATCCACACCTGAAGAGAAATGTGGAGCACATATACATTATGGGTGGTGGAGTGAGATCAAAGAACCCTACAGGTTGCTGTCCAAAAAATTCTACAGGTTGTACGCCACAGCAGTGTGGTGACCATGGTAACATGTTTACTAGTTACTCTACCAACCCAAATGCAGAATTCAACATATTCGGAGATCCTTTCGCCGCATACCAG GTGTTTCACTCTGGCATACCAATTACTCTTGTTCCTCTTGATGCGACAAATACAATTCCAATCAACAAAGAATTCTTCGATGAATTTGAGCGTCGTCAAAGTACTTATGAGGCGCAATACTGCTTCAAGTCTTTAAAGATGGCTCGTGACACATGGTTCAATGACGAATTCTATACA AGCTATTTTATGTGGGATTCTTTTACCTCTGGTGTTGCCATTTCCAGCATGCGCAATGATAAGAATGGTAAATATGGAAACGATTTTGCTCAGCTTGAATATATGAACATTACAGTAGTAACTTCAAACAAACCATATGGTGTGCATGATGGCTCAAACCCATTATTCGACGGTCGTACTACTCCCAAGTTTGGTCTTCAAAAGGTTGGAGTTCATAGTGGTCATGTTCAAACTGGGATTACAGATAGCTTCTGTCGTGTCAAGGGCAGTAATAAAGGAAGATGCGAG GATGGATACACTAAGGAAGTTTCCAGCCCAGAAGCAGCCTGCATTCGTGTTGCTACAGAAGCTAAGCCAAACGTGGATAAGAATAGCCCTCTGGACAGGGAGTTTTTCGTGAGCTTCCTAGAG GCACTAAACCTTCAGGAAAACTCTGGCCGTTTCGACATTAAGGCACAATTTCCATTCTACAGAGAGGTTCTTAATAAGCCAGCATTGAAAAGCAAGAAAACGGGGAGACCTGTTATTATTGACATGGACATGAGTCCCGGCGATTTTGTCTCCCTTATATACCTCTTAAAGGCACCTACCGAAGTAATAGATTTGAAG GGGATTTTGGTCAGTGGCAATGGGTGGGCCAATGTTGCAAGCATTGATATCATTTATGACATTTTACATATGATGGGCCATGATGACATTCCTGTTGGACGTGGTAATACCACTGCAATAGGAACTCCAAGTCTTGGTTGCGAATATGTCAGTATTATTCCCCAAGGCAGTGGAGGACTTATTGACTCAGACACTCTCTATGGACTAGCTCGATCATTGCCAAGAAGCCCTAGAAG GTATACTGCTGAAAATTCAGTAAAATATGGTGCTCCTAGAAACACTGACCATCCAGAACTTCGGCAGCCATTGGCTTTTGAAGTTTGGCAGTCTATCAAAGAGCAGCTTGATCCAAGTGAGAAGATCACTATTCTTACCAATGGACCTCTTACAAATTTAGCCAATATCATGCTTTCTGACAGGAATTCGAGTTCTGTAATAGAG AAGGTCTACGCTGTTGGAGGCCATATCAGAGATGAAAATGATTCGAAGGGAAATTTGTTTACTGTTCCATCAAATAGATATTCAGAGTTTAATATGTTTCTTGATCCACTAGCTGCGAAAACAGTCCTGGAGTCATCTCTGGATATCACACTTATTCCTCTTAGCTCTCAAAGAAAAGCAGCCTCCTTTGAATGTATCCTTCAAGCTCTAAAGCATACTGATCATACTCCAGAATCAAGTTTTGTGCACCGATTGCTGCTCTCACTACATGATCTTCAGCAGAAGCATGGGCTTTACCACCATATG GATATATTTCTGGGAGAAATTCTTGGTGCTGTTTACCTGGTGGAAGGATTGAATATAAAACCATCTTTGCTGCTGAAGCCAGTAAGTGTTGTTGCCAACAACACAACAGACATGGACGGTCAGATTGTTATTGACATGCAGAGTGCAAGTTCAGTGGAAGTATTAAGTGATTTTAGTACTGAAGATTATTACAGTCGAATTGTCAATTCTTTAGGCAACAAAGAGCAATCTGCAGTTATTGGTAGCTTTGAAGAACAGACCGCAGTCTGGAGCAGACCCCTTTGA
- the LOC136511796 gene encoding nucleoside hydrolase 3-like isoform X3 has protein sequence MKKVLLLPSRTTTSVAFLAVALVTTTVFAISGGAAAEAAAPHRILVDTDMDTDDLLALLYILKQNRSEFDLKAVTIDANVWSDAGHAVNHMYDLLYMMGRDDIPVGVGGDGGISDSGTIYPNVGGYLPLIDQGMTTVGGCRYRQAIPLEGGGRLDVDTNYGIRKGFLPQGHRRYVPLQQPTAQQVLIDTISAGPTTVFLIGSHTNFAIFLMTYPHLKRNVEHIYIMGGGVRSKNPTGCCPKNSTGCTPQQCGDHGNMFTSYSTNPNAEFNIFGDPFAAYQVFHSGIPITLVPLDATNTIPINKEFFDEFERRQSTYEAQYCFKSLKMARDTWFNDEFYTDGYTKEVSSPEAACIRVATEAKPNVDKNSPLDREFFVSFLEALNLQENSGRFDIKAQFPFYREVLNKPALKSKKTGRPVIIDMDMSPGDFVSLIYLLKAPTEVIDLKGILVSGNGWANVASIDIIYDILHMMGHDDIPVGRGNTTAIGTPSLGCEYVSIIPQGSGGLIDSDTLYGLARSLPRSPRRYTAENSVKYGAPRNTDHPELRQPLAFEVWQSIKEQLDPSEKITILTNGPLTNLANIMLSDRNSSSVIEKVYAVGGHIRDENDSKGNLFTVPSNRYSEFNMFLDPLAAKTVLESSLDITLIPLSSQRKAASFECILQALKHTDHTPESSFVHRLLLSLHDLQQKHGLYHHMDIFLGEILGAVYLVEGLNIKPSLLLKPVSVVANNTTDMDGQIVIDMQSASSVEVLSDFSTEDYYSRIVNSLGNKEQSAVIGSFEEQTAVWSRPL, from the exons ATGAAGAAAGTGTTGTTGCTTCCGTCGAGGACGACGACGTCCGTGGCGTTTCTGGCGGTGGCCTTGGTGACCACGACTGTCTTTGCCATCTCCGGTGGCGCGGCGGCAGAGGCGGCAGCGCCGCATCGGATTCTGGTGGACACGGACATGGACACCGACGACTTGCTCGCGCTGCTCTACATCCTCAAGCAGAACCGCTCCGAGTTCGACCTCAAG GCAGTTACCATCGATGCAAATGTGTGGAGTGATGCTGGACATGCTGTGAATCATATGTATGATCTGCTCTATATGATGGGTCGTGATGACATCCCAGTTGGTGTCGGTGGTGATGGTGGAATATCAGACTCAGGCACCATATATCCAAATGTCGGTGGTTATTTACCACTGATTGATCAG GGCATGACAACGGTTGGAGGCTGCCGGTACAGGCAAGCTATTCCACTAGAAGGTGGTGGACGGTTGGATGTGGACACAAACTATGGAATCAGAAAGGGCTTCCTTCCACAG GGTCACAGAAGATATGTGCCACTTCAGCAACCTACAGCACAACAAGTATTGATAGACACAATTTCTGCTGGCCCTACAACAGTCTTTCTCATAGGATCACACACAAACTTCGCCATTTTTCTCATGACATATCCACACCTGAAGAGAAATGTGGAGCACATATACATTATGGGTGGTGGAGTGAGATCAAAGAACCCTACAGGTTGCTGTCCAAAAAATTCTACAGGTTGTACGCCACAGCAGTGTGGTGACCATGGTAACATGTTTACTAGTTACTCTACCAACCCAAATGCAGAATTCAACATATTCGGAGATCCTTTCGCCGCATACCAG GTGTTTCACTCTGGCATACCAATTACTCTTGTTCCTCTTGATGCGACAAATACAATTCCAATCAACAAAGAATTCTTCGATGAATTTGAGCGTCGTCAAAGTACTTATGAGGCGCAATACTGCTTCAAGTCTTTAAAGATGGCTCGTGACACATGGTTCAATGACGAATTCTATACA GATGGATACACTAAGGAAGTTTCCAGCCCAGAAGCAGCCTGCATTCGTGTTGCTACAGAAGCTAAGCCAAACGTGGATAAGAATAGCCCTCTGGACAGGGAGTTTTTCGTGAGCTTCCTAGAG GCACTAAACCTTCAGGAAAACTCTGGCCGTTTCGACATTAAGGCACAATTTCCATTCTACAGAGAGGTTCTTAATAAGCCAGCATTGAAAAGCAAGAAAACGGGGAGACCTGTTATTATTGACATGGACATGAGTCCCGGCGATTTTGTCTCCCTTATATACCTCTTAAAGGCACCTACCGAAGTAATAGATTTGAAG GGGATTTTGGTCAGTGGCAATGGGTGGGCCAATGTTGCAAGCATTGATATCATTTATGACATTTTACATATGATGGGCCATGATGACATTCCTGTTGGACGTGGTAATACCACTGCAATAGGAACTCCAAGTCTTGGTTGCGAATATGTCAGTATTATTCCCCAAGGCAGTGGAGGACTTATTGACTCAGACACTCTCTATGGACTAGCTCGATCATTGCCAAGAAGCCCTAGAAG GTATACTGCTGAAAATTCAGTAAAATATGGTGCTCCTAGAAACACTGACCATCCAGAACTTCGGCAGCCATTGGCTTTTGAAGTTTGGCAGTCTATCAAAGAGCAGCTTGATCCAAGTGAGAAGATCACTATTCTTACCAATGGACCTCTTACAAATTTAGCCAATATCATGCTTTCTGACAGGAATTCGAGTTCTGTAATAGAG AAGGTCTACGCTGTTGGAGGCCATATCAGAGATGAAAATGATTCGAAGGGAAATTTGTTTACTGTTCCATCAAATAGATATTCAGAGTTTAATATGTTTCTTGATCCACTAGCTGCGAAAACAGTCCTGGAGTCATCTCTGGATATCACACTTATTCCTCTTAGCTCTCAAAGAAAAGCAGCCTCCTTTGAATGTATCCTTCAAGCTCTAAAGCATACTGATCATACTCCAGAATCAAGTTTTGTGCACCGATTGCTGCTCTCACTACATGATCTTCAGCAGAAGCATGGGCTTTACCACCATATG GATATATTTCTGGGAGAAATTCTTGGTGCTGTTTACCTGGTGGAAGGATTGAATATAAAACCATCTTTGCTGCTGAAGCCAGTAAGTGTTGTTGCCAACAACACAACAGACATGGACGGTCAGATTGTTATTGACATGCAGAGTGCAAGTTCAGTGGAAGTATTAAGTGATTTTAGTACTGAAGATTATTACAGTCGAATTGTCAATTCTTTAGGCAACAAAGAGCAATCTGCAGTTATTGGTAGCTTTGAAGAACAGACCGCAGTCTGGAGCAGACCCCTTTGA
- the LOC136513892 gene encoding pentatricopeptide repeat-containing protein At1g09410, mitochondrial-like has product MKNQSWRGRGRLNWASRVLSEFSVDPRRRIRRATAHPPRRATPMVFLIKWSKPPMAHCRRLHRFLSSAAARATAPIPARHVPRSPGTSAQSARILELGRLGRLREAREVFDAMPFRDIIAWNSMIFAYCNNRMPDAARSLADAISGGNLRTGTILLSGYARAGRVRDARRVFDEMGVRNTVAWNAMVTCYVQNGDIALARKMFDAMPSRNVSSWNTMLTGYCHSQLMVDARNLFERMPERNLVSWTVMISGYVLIEQHGKAWDMFRTMLCEGMPPEQPNLVSVLSAARHLGKPGILESIHVLVHKTGFERDVIVSTALLNVYTKDVNMLDTAVKFFEGMAVRNEYTWSTMIAALSQAGRIDDAFAVYQRDPLQSVPSRTAMLTGLARYGRINDAKILFDQIPEPNVVSWNAMITGYMQNEMVDEAEELFNRMPFRNTISWAGMIAGYAHNGRSEQALVLLQALHRKGMLPSLSSLTSSFFACSNIEALETGKQVQSLAVKAGCQFNSYVCNALITLYAKCRNIGFVRQIFDRMTVKDTVSYNSFMTALVQNNLLDEARDIFDNMLSRDVVSWTTIISAYAQADQGNEAVEIFRSMLHERELPNPPILTIVLGLGGSLGAPKLGQQIHTVAIKLGMDSGLVVANALVSMYFKCSSADSRKVFDSMEERDIFTWNTVITGYAQHGLGREAIRMYQLMVSAGVLPNEVTFVGLLHACSHSGLVNEGRQFFKSMSIDYGLTPLLEHYACMVDLLGRAGDVQGAEQFIYDMPIEPDSVIWSALLGACKIHKNVEIGTRAAEKLFSIDPSNAGNYVMLSNIYSSQGMWDEVAKVRKLMKEQGVNKDPGCSWMQIKNKMHSFVTGDEEHEQIQDIYATLRELYTFLKATGYVPDTDFVLHDIDEEQKESSLLYHSEKLAVAYGLLATPKGMPIQIMKNLRICGDCHTFIKFVSYVTKREIDVRDGNRFHHFRNGSCACGDFW; this is encoded by the coding sequence ATGAAAAATCAATCATGGCGTGGCAGGGGACGGTTGAACTGGGCCTCACGAGTTCTGAGTGAGTTTTCAGTTGACCCTAGGCGGCGTATCCGCCGAGCCACTGCTCATCCCCCGAGACGCGCCACTCCTATGGTGTTTCTGATCAAATGGAGCAAGCCTCCAATGGCGCACTGCCGGCGCCTCCACCGTTTCCTCTCGTCTGCCGCCGCCAGAGCCACAGCCCCGATCCCTGCCCGGCACGTGCCCCGGTCGCCCGGCACGTCCGCGCAAAGCGCCCGCATTCTGGAGCTCGGTCGCCTCGGCCGCTTGCGCGAGGCCAGGGAGGTGTTCGACGCGATGCCCTTCCGCGACATCATCgcctggaactccatgatcttcGCCTACTGCAACAACCGGATGCCCGACGCCGCGAGGTCGCTCGCTGACGCGATCTCCGGCGGGAACCTGCGCACGGGCACCATCCTGCTGTCGGGCTACGCGCGCGCCGGGCGCGTGCGTGACGCTCGGAGGGTGTTCGATGAAATGGGCGTGCGGAACACCGTGGCGTGGAATGCCATGGTTACCTGCTATGTCCAGAACGGGGACATCGCCCTGGCGCGCAAGATGTTCGATGCAATGCCGAGCAGGAATGTCTCGTCATGGAACACAATGCTTACTGGGTACTGCCATAGCCAACTCATGGTGGATGCAAGGAATCTGTTTGAACGAATGCCAGAACGAAACTTGGTTTCTTGGACAGTGATGATTTCTGGGTATGTTCTGATTGAGCAGCATGGCAAGGCTTGGGACATGTTCCGCACAATGTTATGTGAAGGAATGCCACCAGAGCAACCAAACCTCGTTTCTGTGCTTTCAGCTGCACGTCATCTTGGTAAACCTGGCATTCTAGAGAGTATCCACGTTCTTGTGCATAAGACTGGTTTTGAGAGGGATGTTATCGTCAGCACTGCCTTACTTAATGTTTACACTAAGGATGTGAATATGCTTGACACTGCAGTAAAATTCTTTGAAGGTATGGCAGTTAGGAATGAGTACACATGGTCAACCATGATCGCTGCACTATCTCAGGCTGGACGAATAGATGATGCTTTTGCTGTTTACCAAAGAGATCCTCTACAGTCTGTTCCTAGTCGGACTGCAATGCTCACAGGCCTTGCTCGATATGGAAGGATTAATGATGCAAAGATTTTATTTGACCAGATTCCTGAGCCTAATGTTGTATCCTGGAATGCCATGATTACTGGGTACATGCAGAACGAAATGGTTGATGAAGCAGAAGAGCTTTTTAACAGGATGCCTTTTAGAAACACAATATCTTGGGCTGGGATGATTGCAGGGTATGCACATAATGGGAGGAGTGAACAAGCTTTGGTTTTGCTCCAAGCTCTCCATAGGAAGGGAATGTTACCTAGCCTGTCTAGCTTGACTAGTAGTTTCTTTGCTTGTTCAAATATTGAAGCTCTTGAGACAGGAAAACAAGTTCAGTCACTTGCAGTAAAGGCCGGCTGTCAGTTTAATAGCTATGTATGTAATGCACTGATTACTCTGTACGCTAAGTGCAGAAACATAGGTTTTGTGAGACAAATCTTTGATCGGATGACAGTTAAAGATACAGTGTCTTATAACTCTTTTATGACTGCACTTGTACAAAATAATCTGCTTGATGAAGCAAGAGATATATTTGACAATATGCTGAGTCGAGATGTTGTCTCTTGGACTACGATAATATCTGCATATGCACAAGCTGATCAGGGGAATGAGGCTGTAGAGATTTTCAGAAGTATGCTGCATGAGCGTGAGTTACCCAATCCACCTATATTAACTATAGTTCTTGGCCTCGGTGGAAGTCTTGGGGCTCCCAAACTTGGACAGCAAATTCACACAGTCGCTATTAAACTTGGAATGGATTCAGGACTTGTAGTGGCTAATGCTCTTGTCTCGATGTATTTCAAGTGCAGTTCTGCAGATTCCCGTAAGGTTTTTGATTCAATGGAGGAGCGGGACATTTTTACATGGAATACCGTCATTACAGGCTATGCTCAACATGGTCTTGGAAGAGAAGCCATCAGGATGTATCAACTAATGGTATCTGCTGGAGTGTTGCCTAACGAGGTCACTTTTGTGGGGCTTTTACATGCATGTAGTCATTCTGGTTTGGTTAATGAAGGGCGCCAGTTTTTCAAGTCTATGAGCATTGATTATGGACTAACTCCTCTGCTGGAGCACTATGCTTGCATGGTCGACCTACTTGGGCGAGCTGGTGATGTGCAAGGAGCTGAACAGTTTATTTATGATATGCCTATTGAGCCAGATTCAGTGATCTGGAGTGCGCTTCTTGGGGCATGCAAGATTCACAAGAATGTAGAAATTGGTACCAGAGCAGCTGAGAAACTTTTCTCTATCGATCCATCAAATGCTGGGAATTATGTCATGTTGTCAAATATATACTCCTCTCAAGGGATGTGGGATGAAGTTGCGAAGGTACGAAAACTTATGAAAGAACAAGGTGTGAACAAGGATCCTGGTTGTAGCTGGATGCAGATAAAGAACAAAATGCACTCATTTGTCACTGGAGATGAGGAACATGAGCAAATTCAAGATATATATGCTACCCTTCGGGAGTTATACACTTTTCTAAAGGCCACAGGTTATGTACCTGACACGGACTTTGTTCTCCATGACATAGATGAAGAGCAGAAGGAAAGCTCGCTTCTGTACCACAGTGAGAAGCTTGCTGTTGCTTATGGGCTTCTTGCTACACCCAAGGGCATGCCCATACAGATAATGAAGAACCTTAGAATATGTGGTGACTGTCACACTTTCATCAAATTTGTATCCTATGTCACCAAGAGAGAAATTGACGTTAGGGATGGGAATCGATTCCATCATTTCAGGAATGGAAGCTGTGCATGTGGTGATTTTTGGTGA